From the Flavobacterium gyeonganense genome, the window CAACACGCCAGTAATAAGTCGAACCACTGTATAAATCAGCAACCCAAAATGTTCTCTCAGCCAATTTACCTTTAAATTCTTTTGAAGCTTCAGTAGCATTTGCAACAGCATTTTTATCTTCACCAAAAAACAATTTATGTGCTACCGCATTTTTTGAAGCATCCCATTCCAGCAAAAACTTTTTGTCAGTTGTCACAACATGCTCATTTGCATTTTCCGGTTTTGGAGAACGAGCCTGGTTCATCAAGTTTGGCGTATCAATTTCAAAACCATTAATTACAATCTGTTTCACAATATCAGGATTGGTTACAGGATCAATTTCAAAACGAATTACTACATCTTTTCCTTTTTCAGCATTGAAAGTTATATAAGCCATTGTAGCATCAATTTTTGCATTGGCTCTCTGACTTGCATTTACAGTTTCCTGAAGTTTCCCGTTTACAAAGATTTTTATTGGTGAAAAAGTTTTTCCTGCGATAACATCAAAAGCATTATGAAAGGTTAAAAGGGTGTGTTTTCCTGGGTTTAACCCACTGATTTTCATTTCCAGATTTTCTGCTGTAACTAGTCCGTCAGCTCCCAATCTATTGTAAAATGGAGCATTAATCCCCACTTTATACCATTTCGAACTGAAGTTGCCTTTCAGTTTAAATGTCACACCGTTAAAAGTTTTTTGGTCTTCTTTCATTTCATTAACCACCCACGAATCATAGCCCGGAGCATGAACTTCTTCAAGTCTTCTCTGAAAAAAGTCAAAATCGACTTTTATCATTTGTTTATTTTGTGCCTGCCCGCTGGCAGTTAAAAGCAATACTAAAGCAGCAGTGCTAAAAAATTTCTTTATCATTTTAATTAGTAATAGTTAGTTTAATTTTTTCTTTTCTTCTATTGAAATCCCTAACAGATTTATAATATTTTTTTTCTTCCTTCCGGAGTTACCTTCAAAACTTTTAATTCTCCATTAATAAGTTCGGCTTCAATTGTTGTATTTTGTTTTGCATGTAACTTAAAATGTACATTCCATTCTTTTGGCCATGCCGGAAAAAGATAGATTTTTCCATCATCTTCCTGCAAAAGCATTTCCTGCATACCAATCATTCCAGAACCGCCCCAGTTGTGGTCCGGAACCCAGTCAAAACCTGGTCCCCAGAATGCCGGGAAACGTCTTTCTGAATTGGTCATTTTTAGCAGATTATATTTCATTGCTTCTTCTGTCAAACCTAAACTGGCTGCGAAAATATTATCCTGTTTCCAGCCGATGTAACTTCTGAATTTTATCGCATCAGAATCGTATTTCCACGTATTTAAAGCCGTTTCTAGATCCGGTTTTCCAACGCCGTAAATTCCCCACGGATAAACCGGATACAATTGAGGAACTTCGGTATTGTTAACGCGTTCCCATGTTTTGGCTGGAAGCAGAACTTTATGATTTTCAATCTGCCCGAAATTCAAAGGTGGAATTCTATTTTGAAATCCTTTTAAGTATTCGGCATCTTCTTTTGACAATTCTTTAGCAGAAAGGTTTAAAAGGTTTTCTGTAATTACTTTTAAGGCTGAAATTGTGCTATTGGCATTATTCGCCATTTTATACGTTTCAGCCGCTGAACCCGGAAAAAGAATTAATTTCCCGTTTCCATCCAAAGCTTTTCGGCCTCTTTTTTTGGCTAAATATTGATAATGTTCATCAAAAAAACGCAGACAGCTTATGATAAACGAATTGTATTTTTGAATATCCTCGTTAGCATATTCTTTCTGCTGCAGCATCATTTTACAAAACTCAAAAACGGTATCCCATTCGTATTCAAGCCAGGCATTATATTCCATTCCAGGATCATAATCTGCGGGGCGTTTCCATTCGTATTCAGCAGGATTTGGCAATCCGAAGTTTTCTAGCTGTTCTGTGAAAGAAGCACCGTTGTGTTTCCAATAGACTTTACTTCGCAATTCAGCATTTTTCTGTAAATTCAAATAATAATCCAATTGCGATTTCATCATATCAAAATCACCACTTTTTACCATTGGAAAATAAACTAATCGCTGATTTTGCGCTGTCATGGTTCCTCCGCCCCAATTTCTGAAATCCGGAGTAAAATTCAGGTCTTTATTGGTATGAACCGGATCAACTGTAAAAAGTCCGCCGTTGAATTTGGTTGGATATTTTCCGTACGCATTACATCCGAGCATATATCGGAACAATTGATAATTCTGCCCGATTTGATACACTGAATCTTTATCAATCGATTGATTTTTTTGGGTAAAAATAAAACTGCGGTTCCAGAAATTATTCCACCATTTTATTGTGTTTTTCTCCGCTTGTTTTGCAGTGTTTTTATTCGAAGCAATCAAACTTTTTAAACCATTATCCCAAGCAGCAAAATCAGATTGACTGGTGTTTAAATAAATTTCCAGCGACTGTTTTTTTGAAGGTTTTATGCTTGTTAAATTATACCCTTTGAAATCGGTATCCTGATATTTTCCAAGATATTTCCCATCAGGCTTTAAATTATCACCTTTCATGAATCCGCCGAAAGTCAAATTCGCAATCGGGTTTATCATCTGGTCCTTAACCGATTCCATTTTCTGCTGTTTTATCGCTATGTCAAAAACGGTTTGTTCGCGGTTTCGATGATAGAATTTAAGTCCGTTATTCTCAAAAGCAATCGAATCTTTAAAATTGACAAGATCTCCCTGAGGTGCCCATTTATAGGAATTGGCATTGTTTTCTTTTCCTTTGGAAACACGATTTTGATGACGCCAGTTTTCATAAGAAGCCGTCATTTTCAACGGATTTTTACTTTCTAAATCAACATGAATAATCGGTTTAAAAACATCTACCCAAAGTTTGATTTTAGTACCGTTTTGTCCAACTAAAACATAACCGTCTTTCAGTTTTAATTCCTGATAAAAGCCTGCTGCCTCCTCAAATGGATTTGGTGTTAAAGTAATTTTTACACGGCCTAATTTCAGTAAAGTATTATGTTCGTCAAAAGTCCCGCTTCGTGAAAAATAGAAATACAAATCTCCTTTCTCGACCCAGACATTCATGCCAATATCACCGCCACCTAAAGGCATAGATTCTGATGAATTATTGCTCTGCGTTGTCCAAACTTGATTGTAATTATCAAGCGCAGGAATTTGCGCTTTAAGGCAAAGCGTTGTGAAGAGAAGTATGTATTTAATATATTTCAATTTAATTTTTTATTATAGTTTGTAATTCTGAGGAACGAAGAATCTTCGCAAGTAACTCCTCAATCAAAATCTCTAATCTTTGTCGATGCTGTAAACGAAGATTCTTCGTTCCTCAGAATGACAAACTGAATGTTAAATTCATCATTATCAATTATCAATTATAAATTACCACTCATCCGTTCTAAACGAAGAAACTGGCAAACCTCCTGCACTAAACAATTCCGCTTTTGCGAAATCTTTCCATAAATAGCGAACTGCAACTGGATTTTTCACTTTATCAGAAGTTAGAACCACTGATTTTCTTCTTACAACCGTTTTTGCGGGATAGAAAACTTTGTCTGCTCCTGCTATTTCAAATCCTAAAACTTCTTTATCATAAGACGTAATTCCGTTGGCAACATCATCAAACGAAACCGTTACAGCGGCATCTTTTATTTCCATCGATTTATATTTCGGACTTTCGAATTCGAAACCTTCAATTCCGTACGTTCTTGCCAAAGCTTGAAAAGCCAATCGGTTTCCTCCTTTTTCTTTGTCCATCGGGTGAATGTTATTTTCTTCACCAACATCCATTAAAACCGCCATTGCTGAGTTTGGAATTTCCTTTGAAGCCTTAAACTGCGCTTCTCTCAAATAAGCCGAATTGTATTTTTCTAAATAATCTTTTGGATGGAATGAGGCGTAATTAAATGGTGCGATCTGAGCGAAATAAAAAGGAAAATCTCCTTGATTCCACAATGTTCTCCAACTGCTGACCATTTTCTTCATTAAAGCGGTATATTCATTAGCTCTTTCGTAATTCGATTCTCCCTGATACCATATACAGCCTTTTATTCCATAACCAATTACAGGCGAAAGCATACCGTTAAACAAAGTCGTAGGCACACGATTTGGATCTTTTGCCAATTCTTCTTTTGTGGTCGGAATTTTAGCGCTTGCAAAATCTTTCAGCATTTCCTGATTCATCCATGCTTCCATACTTGAACCTCCGTACGAAACATGAATCAATCCAACAGGAACATTTAAAACTTCCTGCAAAAGCGATCCAAAATACCAAGCCGTTGCACTAAAATTGGAAGTTGATTTTGGAGAAGCTTCTTCCCATTTTCCTTCAAAATCCTGCAAAGGTTCTAAAACCGTCGCTCGTGGAATCGTGATTAAACGAATGTTTTTATTAGTTGATCTTACAATGATTTCGTTTCCATTTTTAACAGGCTGACCCTGAAATCCTTTCAACGGCATTTCCATATTAGATTGTCCCGAACAAAGCCAAACTTCACCCAACAAGACATTTTTGATAGTTACTTTTTCGTTTCCTTCCGATACTTCAATTGTGTATGGGCCACCAAATGAAACCGTTTTTAATTCTGTTTTCCATTTACCTGAAGCGTCTGCTTTTACCTTGTAGGTTTTAGAATCCCAAGAAGTTTTGATTACAATGTTGGCGTTCTTTTCTGCCCAGCCCCAAATGGGTGCATTCGATTTTTGCTGTAACATCATATTGTCTGTAAACAATGCAGGCAGTTTAATTTTGGCATTGATTTGAAGACTCGCTAAAATCGTTAATAATGTAATAATTGATTTTTTCATTTTTTATTTATTTTTTGCCACAGATTAAAAGGATTATTAATTTTAGTTATGTCAGGCTGAGCGAAGTCGAAGCCCGATTCCAATTGAAGCGCCCTTCGACTTCGCTCAGGGTGACAATCCAAATAATCATTTTAATCTGTGGCTAAATTTTTATTTATTTTTCTCTTTCAAAATCATAACCGGCCCAAATAATCCTGCTTTCAACAATTCTTCTCCTTCTAATCTAAACGGCGCTGTTGTCCAGGTTAATCTTTCTTCTTTTGGCAATTTTTGATCGCCAATTAATTTATTAGCCCAAGTATTTGTGACTTTAATTTCTATTGTATTTTTCCCTTTTTGTAATGCCTGCGAAATATCTGTTTTAAAAGGGAAAGTCCAAAGCGTTCCGCAGTCTTTTCCGTTGATTGAAACTTCGGCCATATTGGCAATTTCGCCTAAATCAAGCCATATTTTATTAGCATCTTTTCCTTTCCAGATAAACTCTTTTTTATAAACCACAGTTCCTGAATAATACTTAATTTGATCATTTTCAGAAGTACTCCAATTAAAAAGCTTGGTTGTTTTCACCACTCCTTTCGGACCTTTAAAAGTTGTATCAAACTGCAATTCCCAATTTTCATCTAAAACCTG encodes:
- a CDS encoding DUF5703 domain-containing protein; amino-acid sequence: MKYIKYILLFTTLCLKAQIPALDNYNQVWTTQSNNSSESMPLGGGDIGMNVWVEKGDLYFYFSRSGTFDEHNTLLKLGRVKITLTPNPFEEAAGFYQELKLKDGYVLVGQNGTKIKLWVDVFKPIIHVDLESKNPLKMTASYENWRHQNRVSKGKENNANSYKWAPQGDLVNFKDSIAFENNGLKFYHRNREQTVFDIAIKQQKMESVKDQMINPIANLTFGGFMKGDNLKPDGKYLGKYQDTDFKGYNLTSIKPSKKQSLEIYLNTSQSDFAAWDNGLKSLIASNKNTAKQAEKNTIKWWNNFWNRSFIFTQKNQSIDKDSVYQIGQNYQLFRYMLGCNAYGKYPTKFNGGLFTVDPVHTNKDLNFTPDFRNWGGGTMTAQNQRLVYFPMVKSGDFDMMKSQLDYYLNLQKNAELRSKVYWKHNGASFTEQLENFGLPNPAEYEWKRPADYDPGMEYNAWLEYEWDTVFEFCKMMLQQKEYANEDIQKYNSFIISCLRFFDEHYQYLAKKRGRKALDGNGKLILFPGSAAETYKMANNANSTISALKVITENLLNLSAKELSKEDAEYLKGFQNRIPPLNFGQIENHKVLLPAKTWERVNNTEVPQLYPVYPWGIYGVGKPDLETALNTWKYDSDAIKFRSYIGWKQDNIFAASLGLTEEAMKYNLLKMTNSERRFPAFWGPGFDWVPDHNWGGSGMIGMQEMLLQEDDGKIYLFPAWPKEWNVHFKLHAKQNTTIEAELINGELKVLKVTPEGRKKIL
- a CDS encoding sialate O-acetylesterase, with the translated sequence MKKSIITLLTILASLQINAKIKLPALFTDNMMLQQKSNAPIWGWAEKNANIVIKTSWDSKTYKVKADASGKWKTELKTVSFGGPYTIEVSEGNEKVTIKNVLLGEVWLCSGQSNMEMPLKGFQGQPVKNGNEIIVRSTNKNIRLITIPRATVLEPLQDFEGKWEEASPKSTSNFSATAWYFGSLLQEVLNVPVGLIHVSYGGSSMEAWMNQEMLKDFASAKIPTTKEELAKDPNRVPTTLFNGMLSPVIGYGIKGCIWYQGESNYERANEYTALMKKMVSSWRTLWNQGDFPFYFAQIAPFNYASFHPKDYLEKYNSAYLREAQFKASKEIPNSAMAVLMDVGEENNIHPMDKEKGGNRLAFQALARTYGIEGFEFESPKYKSMEIKDAAVTVSFDDVANGITSYDKEVLGFEIAGADKVFYPAKTVVRRKSVVLTSDKVKNPVAVRYLWKDFAKAELFSAGGLPVSSFRTDEW